Within Thermomicrobiales bacterium, the genomic segment TGAAGAACAAGCTGGCAGTCATTGGCCTCGTCACCGTCATCATGCTGTCGTTGCTGGCGCTGTTTGCGCCCCTGATCGCGCCGTATGGGCCGGCCGAGGTTGTGTCGACGGATCTCCGTCTGTCGACCCCATCCTGGTACTTCCCGATGGGTCTCGATCAAAATGGTCGCGACCTGTTCAGCCGCATGCTCTACGGCGCGCGTGTGTCATTGCTCGTAGGTGTCGTCGCGCAGCTCATCGTGCTCGCGATCGGTGTGCCGATTGGCGCACTCGCTGGCTACTACTCCGGCAATGTCGATAACGCGCTGATGCGCACAGTTGATGTCTTCTACGCCATTCCGCAGCTGCTGCTGGTGCTGCTCATGGTCAACATGCTTGGGCCGGGTATGAAGAACATCTTCATCGCCATTGGCCTCACCGGCTGGGTGACAATGGCGCGCCTTGTCAGAGGCGTGATGTTGGCCAATCGCGAACAGGAGTACGTCAAGGCATCGAAGGTCGCTGGTGGCGGCAGCGGTTACATCATCCTTCGCCACATGCTGCCCAACAGCCTGACGCCCATCATCGTCGCGCTCACCTTCGGCATCCCGCAAGCCATCTTTATCGAGGCATCGCTCTCCTTCATCGGCGTTGGTATCCGACCACCACAGCCATCCTGGGGACAAATGGTTGGGAATGGCCAACAGTACATTCAGTCGGCGCAGCACCTCATGTTCTTCCCCTGTCTGGCGATTGCCATCACGATGCTGGCGTTCACCTTCCTGGGCGACGGACTGCGTGACGCACTCGATGTCAAGATGAACGATTAGCGCGACCTGACGAAAGGATCGGCGGCGATGTCACTTGATGCGGACTCGCAGCACGGGATGAGGCAAGCAACGCATGGCTAAGAACGTTCTTGAAGTCAACGACCTGAAAACACAGTTCTTCACACGCGCAGGCGTCGTTTACGCCGTCGATGGTGTGTCATTCCACGTCGGCGAAGGTGAGACGCTCGGTATCGTCGGTGAGTCGGGCTGCGGAAAGAGCGTCACTGCCACGTCGATC encodes:
- a CDS encoding ABC transporter permease, which encodes MATPQDRNADAVSQAQLLAEAAEAVPIRQASLWGDAWRRLLKNKLAVIGLVTVIMLSLLALFAPLIAPYGPAEVVSTDLRLSTPSWYFPMGLDQNGRDLFSRMLYGARVSLLVGVVAQLIVLAIGVPIGALAGYYSGNVDNALMRTVDVFYAIPQLLLVLLMVNMLGPGMKNIFIAIGLTGWVTMARLVRGVMLANREQEYVKASKVAGGGSGYIILRHMLPNSLTPIIVALTFGIPQAIFIEASLSFIGVGIRPPQPSWGQMVGNGQQYIQSAQHLMFFPCLAIAITMLAFTFLGDGLRDALDVKMND